A genomic region of Sander vitreus isolate 19-12246 chromosome 11, sanVit1, whole genome shotgun sequence contains the following coding sequences:
- the LOC144525191 gene encoding bromodomain adjacent to zinc finger domain protein 2B-like isoform X1, giving the protein MEFGERLASPSSAPSSLHMASSSTSSSPARPQTPSTKCSPAPSPAASSPVTTCGHLFQITGDERLNMSGSSNGFPLVSHPAFGLYTSSSGHSEFGGLGSLGLSALAAHSQFGTFPDWWRPSEAHTRGAAAFFPPLLGLHPVFASTFKSHNPIQLQSRTSVSVGVTGTVNGASSPTGHSAVNTSSFPAKGNTKKTEANSSRSQKSRQDLGQLQRKITQKTKEKKSNKRPLETSSMSGSQSGSLSDSSSSDGEESSSDPDDMEEDNDEDEDDQSNASEDSDSEKDSRVKRKVKRLTQNTSESKKKRPCTADGNTTQDSHHDTVPLTSPYRLQSSSHPAGLSQSAALFLQSSRTAEEEGQQHISVIQATGLAAGNSPLAASRRESSPLPSRSSPNPISNTPKHLHPSTSPKHFSHLSSPQHSPPKPHALCSPSKPLSLCSSPKPLSLSSIPRPPTLLASQKPPQNLHKSKFLMPSLKHTQLVDGIKESSGNLMDERSLHLNSFKLKQPHHSKDSLKPAFSLRPKSQNWFKSHKNSASSSSLLTQHKHSSDTLSSLSLPHSNDTNLFLNHHLNGVIHSAVQDAPLALITTPRSQSSTPSSKPLLVATSPPYPMPINLSNGTKEMSGSSASLLKCSASSGLAHRTMKTNTPKYLHTGKSLSKTNSSYPLVDSVRGSESDIHSSRDSDDSLGNDFDDEDDEDDIEDEDSGSSLSESGSNLDSDSDGSEDDMKERGETEADSDAEGTPMKLAKVSSFKLSANCSLLNLKIVKPPSLPSSLLAPTTVTSSGALSNHSTLSPPFKFATLPGSGKRRRVTDERVLRLPLEFGWQRETRIRTVAGRLQGEVAYFAPCGKKLRQYPDVMKYLLRNGITNISRDNFSFSTKMKVGDFYEAREGPEGLQWFLLAEEEIAPSIIAMDGRRSHCTQSKRQQIGDGTGAKQWNSHPLNIGENNFQDVSDAKLLRKLEAQEIARQAAQIKMMRKIEKQAMAQAAKEARKQQAMMAAEERRKKREQIKFLKQQEKIKRIQQIRMEKELRAQHILEVKRKKKEEAANAKILEAEKRNKEKEIRRLQAVILKHQELERHRLDMVWERERRRQHMMLIKAVEARKKAEEKERLKKEKKDEKRLNKERKLELRRLELEKAKELKKPNEDMCLADHKPLPEWSRIPGLVLPGSTFSDCLMVLQFLHSFGKVLRLDINPNMLNLSDLQEGLLNTGDSLGKVQDLLVSMLSAAVCDPGIPAGHKNKTALGDHLTNVGINRDNVSEILQIYMEGHCEQTELAALALSLRTKAFQAHSPPQKASMLAFLVNELCCSKAVISEIDKNIDHITNLRKDKWVIEGKLRKLRSIHAKKTGKRDSSVGGENSHSLVIPTARNKCKRKEGDSEEEEDEDDDSEDQGDDDDDEEEESVGKKGKKAEMCEQEDDSVHSASMEELEKQIEKTYKQQSQIRQKLSDSSHSLRSMTIGQDRYKRRYWVLPQCSGLFVEGMESCEGYEEVEKEKKRQRTAQVLRVKEEQQEEMEKPTVSSPAQSTDGDTTTPEGQQDKDSLNLFLQKPGSFSKLSKLLEVAKMAQDSDINSHNSHSAKVPTTASYSLYPTSQTATTQQGLIDKADTLVPSLLRSSPWITCSPHSVLHDDQLSKILKEKSNQWFSLLPRSPCDESSFNSGSSPPAASSPLQTVSTKSPFSLSPNPPATASSSAPAGITNMQPSVLQQLKSGIHQSRLTRCDVSSAASPSLPFSGASLPPMLDLASQHAEGNSNMVFFLANNNSVNKSETPEPLIDKPDCASFPAVEVAKTQDYPSPQPIPEEMLCGWWRVADMEELHSLVKALHSRGIREKALQKQIQKHMEYTTHLCANSKDAIDVAELEKREVSEETVDSWCVEEKAMEVDISLLQRVEGLERKVVSARLQVKGWMHPEPQSEREDLVYHEHKLLSSPAPEKKAQRETSQDELPGTVVRRPDNPLDIAVIRLAELERNIERSREEEVAPGMKLWRKALGEVRSSAQLSLCIQQLEKSIAWERSIMKVHCQLCQKGDNEELLLLCDGCDKGCHTYCQKPKITTVPDGDWFCPTCVAKSPVCSVIQESGQSPRSRKQLSQTAGGGKKGIEVKRNSKPSVVGELIKEEAAGSNSVPKKGTKEFKKRKGDDSPPSSQAVHESPVSCVKKAKTAKDNNTNGLATCRVLLAELEAHQDAWPFLTPVNQKAVPGYRKVIKKPMDFSTIREKLTNNQYLNLETFIVDVNLVFDNCETFNEDDSEIGQAGHSMRRFFDKRWTELLE; this is encoded by the exons ATGGAGTTTGGAGAGCGGCTGGCCTCCCCATCATCAGCCCCGTCCTCCCTTCACATGGCCTCCTCTTCAACCAGCTCCTCCCCTGCTCGACCCCAGACACCCTCCACAAAGTGCAGCCCGGCCCCTAGCCCTGCAGCCAGCTCTCCTGTCACCACCTGTG GCCATCTGTTCCAGATAACTGGGGATGAACGTTTAAATATGTCTGGCAGCTCCAATGGTTTTCCTTTGGTCAGCCATCCAGCTTTTGGGCTCTACACGTCAAGTTCAGGACACTCTGAGTTTGGAGGCCTAGGAAGCCTGGGTTTGTCTGCCTTGGCTGCTCACTCCCAGTTTGGTACATTTCCAG ACTGGTGGCGGCCATCTGAGGCACACACCAGAGGAGCAGCAGCCTTTTTCCCTCCTCTTCTGGGTCTGCATCCTGTATTTGCATCAACTTTCAAAAGCCACAATCCCATTCAGTTGCAGTCACGTACctcag TTTCTGTAGGCGTAACTGGAACAGTGAATGGTGCTTCTTCTCCTACTGGGCACTCTGCTGTGAACACCAGTTCATTTCCAGCAAagggaaacacaaagaaaactgagGCCAATAGTAGTCGGAGTCAAAAGAGCAGACAGGACCTGGGCCAACTGCAACGGAAAATCACCCAGAAAACGAAAGAAAAG AAATCCAACAAAAGACCACTAGAGACCTCGAGCATGAGCGGCAGCCAGTCGGGATCATTGTCAGATAGCTCCTCCAGTGATGgtgaggagagcagcagtgatCCCGATGACATGGAGGAGGACAATGATGAAGATGAGGATGATCAGAGCAATGCCAGTGAGGACTCTGATTCAGAAAAAGACAGTCGAGTGAAAAGGAAAGTCAAG CGGCTGACACAGAACACATCTGAGAGTAAAAAGAAGAGACCTTGCACTGCAGATGGAAATACAACTCAAGACAGTCATCATGACACTGTTCCTTTGACTTCCCCATACCGCTTGCAGTCCTCTTCTCATCCCGCTGGCCTGTCACAGTCCGCAGCGCTGTTCCTCCAGAGCTCCAGGACTGCAGAGGAGGAAGGCCAGCAGCACATCAGTGTCATCCAGGCCACTGGGTTGGCAGCCGGCAACAGTCCCCTAGCAGCGTCCCGCAGGGAGTCCTCTCCTCTGCCCTCCAGGTCCTCACCCAACCCCATCTCCAACACACCTAAACACTTACATCCTTCCACCTCACCAAAGCACTTCTCTCATTTGTCCTCACCACAGCATAGCCCTCCCAAACCTCATGCTCTCTGTTCCCCTTCAAAACCCCTATCTCTGTGTTCCTCACCCaagcctctctccctctcttctatACCCAGACCACCAACCCTGTTAGCCTCACAAAAGCCTCCCCAAAACCTCCATAAATCCAAATTCCTGATGCCGTCTCTGAAGCACACCCAGCTGGTTGATGGCATAAAGGAGAGCAGTGGAAACCTTATGGACGAAAGATCATTACACTTGAAcagttttaaattaaaacag CCCCACCACTCCAAGGACTCCCTGAAGCCAGCTTTCTCTCTGCGACCTAAGAGCCAGAACTGGtttaaaagtcacaaaaattCAGCATCCTCTTCGTCGTTGCTGACACAGCATAAACATTCTTCAGATACGTTGAGCAGTCTGTCTCTCCCACACAGCAATGACACCAATCTGTTCCTGAACCACCACCTTAATGGAGTGATCCACAGCGCAGTTCAGGATGCCCCTTTGGCCCTCATCACTACACCACGCAGCCAGAGCAGCACCCCCAGTAGCAAGCCCCTCCTGGTAGCCACCAGCCCTCCCTATCCCATGCCCATCAACCTAAGCAATGGCACTAAGGAGATGTCGGGCAGCTCTGCTTCCCTACTTAAATGTTCAGCCTCATCAGGTCTTGCTCACAGAACAATGAAGACTAACACTCCCAAGTATCTGCATACAGGAAAGAGCCTCTCTAAAACCAACTCATCCTATCCACTTGTAGACTCAGTCAGAGGTAGTGAGTCTGATATACACAGCAGCAGGGACTCAGACGACTCTTTAGGAAATGACTTTGATGATGAAGACGATGAAGACGATATTGAGGATGAAGATTCTGGCAGTAGCCTTTCAG AGTCGGGGAGCAATCTGGATAGCGACTCTGATGGCTCTGAGGATGATATGAAGGAGCGCGGTGAGACCGAAGCAGACAGCGATGCAGAAGGGACTCCCATGAAACTCGCTAAAGTGTCCTCTTTCAAACTCTCAGCCAACTGCTCCCTGCTGAACTTGAAGATCGTCAAGCCTCCTAGTTTACCAAGTAGCCTACTCGCCCCCACCACAGTGACCAGCTCAGGGGCACTGAGTAACCACAGCACCCTATCGCCTCCCTTCAAGTTTGCCACGCTCCCAG GAtcggggaagaggaggagagtaaCGGATGAGAGAGTTCTGCGGTTGCCTCTTGAGTTCGG GTGGCAGAGAGAGACCCGAATCAGGACTGTGGCAGGTCGTCTACAAGGAGAGGTGGCTTACTTTGCTCCATGTGGGAAAAAGCTGCGTCAGTATCCTGATGTAATGAAG TACTTACTCCGGAATGGAATAACCAACATCTCACGGGATAATTTCAGCTTCAGTACAAAAATGAAAGTTGGTGACTTCTATGAAGCCAGAGAAGGACCAGAG GGTTTACAGTGGTTCCTGCTGGCAGAGGAGGAGATTGCTCCCAGTATCATAGCGATGGATGGGAGGCGCAGTCATTGCACACAGTCTAAGCGCCAGCAGATAGGTGATGGTACTGgggccaaacagtggaattctCATCCTCTTAATATTGGTGAAAATAACTTCCAAGATGTCAGTGATGCAAAGCTGCTACGCAAACTGGAGGCTCAAG AAATAGCTCGACAGGCAGCTCAGATCAAAATGATGAGGAAAATTGAGAAGCAGGCCATGGCGCAAGCAGCCAAAGAGGCAAGGAAGCAACAAG CAATGATGGCTGCAGAGGAGAGGCGGAAAAAGAGGGAGCAGATAAAGTTTCTTAAACAGCAA GAGAAGATCAAGCGCATTCAGCAAATTCGTATGGAGAAAGAACTCCGTGCACAGCACATTCTCGAG gtaaaaagaaagaagaaagaagaggcAGCCAATGCCAAAATATTGGAGGCTGAGAAGCGAAACAAG gAGAAGGAGATACGTAGACTGCAAGCTGTCATACTGAAGCACCAG GAGTTGGAGAGGCATAGACTAGATATGGTATGG GAGAGGGAAAGGCGCAGGCAGCACATGATGCTCATTAAGGCTGTGGAGGCCCGTAAGAAGGCAGAG GAGAAAGAGCGTctgaaaaaagagaagaaggatGAGAAACGGTTAAACAAGGAGAGGAAACTGGAGCTCAGAAGACTGGAATTGGAAAAAGCAAAGGAGCTGAAGAAACCAAATGAAGACATGTGTTTAGCAGATCATAAG CCACTTCCAGAGTGGTCCCGGATCCCTGGTCTGGTCTTACCAGGAAGCACCTTCTCTGACTGCCTGATGGTGCTGCAGTTTCTGCACAGCTTTGGAAAGGTCCTGAGGTTAGATATAAATCCCAACATGCTCAACCTAAGTGACCTTCAAGAGGGCTTGCTCAACACTGGGGACAGTTTGGGCAAGGTGCAAGACCTGCTGGTGAGCATGCtgtctgcagctgtgtgtgatCCTGGTATACCTGCAGGTCACAAG AATAAGACCGCCTTGGGGGACCACCTGACTAATGTGGGGATCAACCGAGACAATGTGTCTGAGATCCTGCAGATCTACATGGAGGGTCACTGTGAGCAGACAGAGCTGGCTGCTCTGGCCCTCAGCCTCAGGACCAAGGCGTTTCAGGCCCACAGCCCGCCACAGAAGGCCTCCATGCTGGCATTCCTGGTTAATGAGCTTTGCTGCAGTAAGGCTGTGATCAG TGAGATCGACAAAAACATAGACCACATAACCAACCTGAGGAAGGATAAGTGGGTTATCGAAGGAAAACTTCGCAA acTCAGGAGCATTCATGCCAAGAAGACAGGGAAAAGAGACAGCAGTGTGGGGGGAGAAAACAGCCACAGCCTTGTCATCCCCACTGCCAGAAACAAATGCAAGAGGAAAGAAGGGGAcagtgaggaggaagaggacgaaGATGACGACAGTGAAGACCAAGGagacgacgacgacgatgaGGAAGAAGAATCTGTGGGAAAGAAGGGAAAGAAAGCAGAGATGTGTGAGCAAGAG GACGACAGTGTACACTCAGCCAGCATGGAGGAGCTAGAGAAACAGATTGAGAAAACATACAAG CAACAGAGTCAGATCAGACAGAAGTTATCTGACTCATCTCACTCACTCCGCTCCATGACGATTGGACAGGACCGCTACAAGAGACGTTATTGGGTCCTACCGCAGTGTAGTGGCCTCTTTGTTGAAGGCATGGAGAGCTGTGAAG GTTATGAAGAggtggagaaagagaagaaaagacagaGGACTGCTCAGGTGCTCAGGGTAAAAGAAGAGCAGCAGGAAGAGATGGAGAAGCCAACGGTGTCCAGTCCAGCGCAGAGCACAGACGGCGATACAACCACACCAGAGGGCCAGCAGGACAAAGACAGCCTCAATCTCTTCCTCCAGAAACCCGGCTCTTTCTCTAAGCTCAGCAAACTCCTTGAAGTAGCCAAAATGGCTCAAGATTCAGACATCAATTCTCACAACAGTCATTCTGCTAAAGTCCCTACCACTGCATCTTATTCCTTATATCCCACCTCTCAGACAGCCACTACTCAGCAGGGACTGATAGATAAAGCAGATACTTTAGTGCCGTCTCTACTCAGAAGTAGTCCCTGGATAACCTGCAGCCCTCACTCTGTCCTTCATGATGACCAGCTTTCCAAGATACTAAAGGAAAAGAGCAACCAGTGGTTTAGCCTCTTGCCTCGCTCTCCTTGTGACGAGTCTTCGTTTAACTCCGGCTCCAGCCCTCCAGCCGCCTCCTCTCCACTACAGACCGTCAGCACTAAATcccccttctccctctcccccaATCCCCCAGCTACAGCCAGTTCTAGTGCTCCTGCTGGGATCACTAACATGCAGCCATCTGTCCTTCAG CAATTAAAGTCTGGCATTCATCAAAGCAGACTGACACGGTGCGACGTGTCCAGTGCAGCAAGTCCCAGCCTGCCCTTCTCTGGTGCTTCTCTACCCCCCATGTTGGATCTGGCCTCCCAGCATGCAGAGGGTAATAGCAACATGGTCTTCTTCCTGGCAAATAACAACTCTGTCAACAAGAGTGAGACCCCAGAGCCCCTGATTGACAAGCCCGATTGTGCGTCATTCCCTGCTGTGGAAGTGGCCAAGACCCAGGACTACCCTAGTCCTCAGCCTATCCCCGAGG AGATGCTGTGTGGCTGGTGGAGGGTGGCAGACATGGAGGAACTGCACAGTCTGGTCAAGGCCCTTCATAGCCGAGGCATCAGAGAGAAGGCCTTGCAGAAACAGATCCAAAAACATATGGAGTATACGACCCATCTCTGTGCCAACAGCAAAGATG CGATTGATGTGGCAGAGCTGGAGAAGCGGGAGGTGAGTGAGGAGACGGTGGACAGTTGGTGTGTTGAGGAGAAGGCCATGGAGGTGGATATCAGCCTGCTGCAGCGGGTCGAGGGTCTGGAGAGGAAAGTCGTCTCTGCTCGCCTGCAGGTCAAG GGTTGGATGCATCCTGAGCCCCAGTCAGAGAGGGAGGATCTGGTGTATCATGAGCACAAGCTCTTATCTTCCCCTGCTCCAGAGAAGAAAGCACAGAGAGAAACCAGCCAGGATGAACTTCCTGGCACCGTAGTGCGGCGGCCTGACAATCCCCTTGATATAGCTGTCATCAGGCTGGCAGAGCTGGAGAGAAACATCGAGCGAAG cagggaggaggaggtggcaCCGGGGATGAAGTTGTGGCGCAAAGCCCTCGGTGAAGTCCGCAGCTCAGCTCAGCTGTCGCTCTGCATTCAGCAGCTGGAGAAATCCATCGCCTGGGAGCGATCCATTATGAAAGTG CACTGCCAGCTCTGTCAAAAGGGGGACAATGAAGAACTGCTCTTACTCTGTGATGGCTGCGACAAAGGCTGCCACACTTACTGCCAGAAACCCAAGATCACTACAGTACCTGACGGCGACTGGTTTTGTCCCACTTGTGTTGCGAAG TCTCCTGTGTGTTCTGTCATTCAGGAGAGTGGTCAATCCCCCCGGAGTAGGAAGCAACTGAGCCAAACAGCTGGAGGAGGGAAAAAAGGCATTGAGGTAAAACGAAACAGTAAGCCATCTGTGGTGGGAGAGCTCATCAAAGAGGAGGCTGCCGGCAGCAACAGCGTGCCAAAGAAGGGTACCAAGGAGttcaaaaagagaaaaggagacgACAGCCCGCCCAGCTCCCAGGCCGTCCATGAGAGCCCCGtctcctgtgtgaaaaaagccaaaacagccaaagacaacaacacaaatggGCTGGCGACGTGCCG AGTGCTTCTGGCTGAGCTGGAGGCCCATCAGGACGCTTGGCCCTTTCTCACACCCGTCAACCAGAAAGCCGTCCCGGGATACAGGAAGGTCATCAAGAAGCCCATGGACTTCTCCACCATCAGAGAAAAGCTCACCAACAACCA GTACTTGAATTTGGAAACTTTCATCGTTGACGTGAACCTGGTTTTTGATAACTGCGAAACATTTAACGAAGATGATTCTGAAATTGGACAAGCCGGCCACAGCATGAGAAGATTTTTTGACAAGCGATGGACTGAACTGCTGGAGTAA